CTTTATTACAATCAACAACTCACATTCATAATTTCCGAGAAATCGACGGATAATTTAACTTGAGGAGGCAGTTTTCTGGGGTGGATTCTCAATGATCTTGATACCACCAATGGTCACGCCTGGTCCCTTATGTCTAGGCACCAATGTGAGTAACACATCCTCGTCATCCGCCACATCCATGTCCTCGTACACATCCGTCAGCCTCAATCGAATCGAAGTCGTTGCCGTTTTGTTCTTTGTCTTGTGTGGAATCTGAGCATAGGTACCAACATACGCGGCCTTATATAGTTCCGTAATATTGTCGTCCTCATCGTTAATGAACACATCGAATTTCAAGAACTTGGTAGTGTCCACAGTTATGTTTTCTATCACCAGAAGCTCGTCGGCTTTTCCTTTCTTGGTTTTGGGAACCAGGACTCGTACAATTGACTCGAGTTTGAGGGGGAAGACTGTCTCTGCTTTCTCCGCTGCTGTGCCAGTTCTAATCACCTTCGCGTTGGCAGTTTGGGGTGGGGGCCTGTAGTCGAGCCAGGGAAGGTCGATTCTTTCGTAGTCGTATCCCATTGCTAAGTTGCTTAAACAATCCTTGACATAGACACGCACGAGCTGAGAATTTTCGTCGTAGAATACAAACGAGGAGTTGAGAAAATCAGGGTCAGTGATTTTCTTGTCCGGCACCTTACTGCTGGGCAGATAGTACTGCCATAAAGTCCACATTCGGTCGACATTTCCGTGGTGGCAGTAAAACAACGGGTCTCGACCCGCCGAGTAAAAGTTGCCCAAATCCTCTCGACTGGGCTGTCTAGGATCTCCAACCCAGGCATGAACGGATGTGTGCGAGCCACGCTCGGAAGCTCCCGGCCCAGGGTTGACATCGGTTCCTTCTCGATACGGTTGTCCCATAAAATCAGTCGCGGTCGAGTTGCCTCGAATCATTTCAGTATACATAACGGTGAGGTTATTAGACACGACTTGAAGAGGGTCAGTGCTCCCGGTCAGGCCAAGATCAATCACTGCCGGCGGCAGGTTTGCTTGGTTGCGTTTTTCGTCAAAGATGGCTGCATTTGGATTATTGAACATGGGTGGGATTGTCATCCCTTTAGGGTTATCCCAATTCCAAAATGGCAAAGCGAAACTGGGGTCATTAATCAATTTCCCCAAGATTCTCTCGTAGAAATACAGATACCATctatggaaagggaagaaaaGCCAACTATTGTGCACTTGAAGATCCAGTTTACCCTGTCCGGGTTGATCGTAAGCGCCATTGCAGTAAGCGCAATGGATGTTAGCTTGCTGCATGAAGCTACGCGGGTCCTCTTCCGGAAGACGTTTCATCCGATCGATGGCTAAATTGTACTTGTTTATGTATTCAGATGAGACTTGATGCGCAGCAGGccttattttcgtttttatgactGGAGGGATCTTGTAATCCGTGATTTTTTGGACCGGGGGACAACAGTTGACATCAAGTAAGTCACCGGTGTTCAAATTTGTAGCTTTACCGCATTTGTCGAGCTCCGGTGGTTGTATGGGATTTGCAGAAGCACCTGGAGCTGAACTGAGGTTGACGGCACTGTAGAGGCCACCTATACCGAGAAGCATGTTCCTCCTATCCACTTTCCCTGAGGTTTCGGAGGTTGGTTTTTGCCTCTGGCCATCGGCACTGCAGGAAACTTGCAGGCGGTGGGTACGCTTCGCGGAGGCAACAAAATGAGATGGCTTAGGAAAGAGACGGCGGGGGGTGGCGGAGGGGTTGGTGGTGGGGGCGAGGGTGGCGCATGGCAGGTGAAGTGAAGCCATGCAATTGTTTTGGGTCTTACAATGCATTTAGCTTTCCCCTTTTTATAAGGCCATCTCGAACGCTGCACCTTTGCACCAAAATGGTGCAGCTTTTCTTCTCCAACGGGGGTTGCGCTATTTTGCCGGGGGCTGCGCCAAATTGGCGCAgagaattgtttttttttttctttttttttggtatttattataaatatttgtattaaaaattataaatattatttaaataatagtataatat
This region of Primulina eburnea isolate SZY01 chromosome 14, ASM2296580v1, whole genome shotgun sequence genomic DNA includes:
- the LOC140811578 gene encoding polyphenol oxidase I, chloroplastic-like, with the translated sequence MASLHLPCATLAPTTNPSATPRRLFPKPSHFVASAKRTHRLQVSCSADGQRQKPTSETSGKVDRRNMLLGIGGLYSAVNLSSAPGASANPIQPPELDKCGKATNLNTGDLLDVNCCPPVQKITDYKIPPVIKTKIRPAAHQVSSEYINKYNLAIDRMKRLPEEDPRSFMQQANIHCAYCNGAYDQPGQGKLDLQVHNSWLFFPFHRWYLYFYERILGKLINDPSFALPFWNWDNPKGMTIPPMFNNPNAAIFDEKRNQANLPPAVIDLGLTGSTDPLQVVSNNLTVMYTEMIRGNSTATDFMGQPYREGTDVNPGPGASERGSHTSVHAWVGDPRQPSREDLGNFYSAGRDPLFYCHHGNVDRMWTLWQYYLPSSKVPDKKITDPDFLNSSFVFYDENSQLVRVYVKDCLSNLAMGYDYERIDLPWLDYRPPPQTANAKVIRTGTAAEKAETVFPLKLESIVRVLVPKTKKGKADELLVIENITVDTTKFLKFDVFINDEDDNITELYKAAYVGTYAQIPHKTKNKTATTSIRLRLTDVYEDMDVADDEDVLLTLVPRHKGPGVTIGGIKIIENPPQKTASSS